The Pirellulales bacterium genome includes the window CGTGCGGCGCAGAAAATCGCGCCGATTTGAATACTGCGTGGTAGGTGTCGCGAAGAGTTGCTTGATGTCGTTCATGGCAGTACCTGCTCACCTGCGGATGGCCGTGGCGGATGCACTCGCCCGTAACTTCGTTTCTCTAATCGACGTAGACGAATTCGTTCAATCCAAACAGCACCTGACAGAAATCGGCCAAGGCCGCCAGACGCTTTTCCGCTTGCCCGTCGGCGGCGTAAAGCTTGCTTTGGTCTTCCAGGAATTGTGCCGCGTCGGCCGCCTCTTCCGCGGTGGGCTGCCGCGAGAGCGCCACCAGGTAAGCGCGCCGCACGGCGTCATTCCAAGGGGCGTCTTGATTCGTCCCGGCTGGCTCGGCAATGGATGCGGCTAAAGCTCGTGCCGCTTCGCGCACTTGGGCGTTGTTCAAGAGCAGCAGCGCCTGCGGCGCGATCGTCGTACTAGCGCGGGCGCCGATCGCTTGCAAACCGTCCGGCGCATCGAACAGGACCATCATCGAGATCAGCTTACTGCGTTTAACTGTGAAATAGATGCTGCGGCGGCGCTGATGGTCGTCGAGCGTGCCCGGCCCGAACATCGTTTCATCCAGGATGCCGCCGTCCGCCAGGATCGCATCGCGGATCACCTCGGCTTCGAGCCGTACGCGCGGCCGCCGCCAGAAGAGCTTGTTATCGGGGTCGATCTTGGCGCGTGCTTCGTCCGCTTGCGTCCCTTGCATGTAGGCGGCACTGGTCATAATCAAGCGGTGAATCGGCTTGAGCCGCCACCCGCCCGCGATCAATTCCTCGGCCAGATATTCGAGCAACTCGGGATGCGTCGGCCGATCGCCTTGCGTGCCGAAGTCGCTGGGAGTGGCGACGATGCCACGACCCACGTGATGTTGCCAGAGGCGATTAACAATCACGCGGGCCAGCAGCGGTCCGCCGCCACGCTGGCGATCGGTGATCCATTCGGCCAGTGCCCGGCGGCGGTAAGACGTACGCCATCCTTGCGGGGGCGAGCTCTGCCAGGTTCGCTCGGCGTCGGCCGAGGGCATGAGAACTTGCAAGAAGCTTTGCGAGGCGATCTCTTTCTTGCGGTTCGGATCGCCCCGTTCGAGGAAGTGCGTCTGATCCAGAAAGTCACCTCCCTGTGTGTGTAGGCGAACGGCCGGCAGACCTTCGCTGGTGATCAGGACCTTGGTCAGCGTCGGTTGCGGCGCGAGGGCGGCGTGTTCGCGCACCGCGCGGTCTCGCTGGCGCCAGCCGTCGTCGAGCCGGCGATACCAATTGAGCATCGCGGCGCGTGCTTCGGACGTTGGCGTTGTTGTTCCGGAACGCGACAGTAGAGCAGCAATTTCGCCGGCGTTTTGTCGGCCGCTGGGTGCGTCGAGCGCCAAGGGCGCCGCGGCCGTTGAAAGGGCCACTCTCGGTCGGCCGATCGCGTGCTCTTTGTTTCCTTCGAACTTCAGCGTGATAGTTAGCACGGTGCCGGCTTCGAAGCCGATGGGCGTGGCGAAATCGAACGCCGCCGCCTGGTCCTTGCCGATTTGACCATCGACAGCCCAGGACGATGTCTTGTCGTCGTCGATCGCGGCCGCGACAGGCAACTTCGGCTGCTCGAACGTCGCACGGGCCGTGGCGAGCCTGACCGGCACGACGTCCTTCTCGCGATCGGCGGACGCGGCCGTGACCTGGATATCCGATAGCGCGAAATTGCCATTCGACGCGCGTCCCGGACCACGCTTGGGGAATGTGTCGTCGACGAGCGCCTCGAGTCGCAGGCCGGTGATATTTCGCTGATCCGTGCGGGCGACGAACGTGTAGGTGTCGTTGTCCGTCGGCTTGCCGCCGGCCAATAGCGAACCATCGTCGAGCGCCGTCAGCGGCACGCTGGATTGTGCCTTGGCCTCGGAGAGGTCGAGAATCTGCCAGACCGTGGTTGTTGGCGGCGTACCAGGTGCCTTCGTGCTGGATGCTGCATCAGAACCCGAGGATACCGGCGCAGTCGGCGCCGCGTGGGCCGTTAGCCAGGCCTCGAAGCGGGCCGGCAATTCATTCGCTTCGAACTGCGCGAGCGCGTCGACGAGCGGCGCATGCTCGCGATCGAAGGCCGTGCGGGCCCGATCGAAGTTCTCGCGATCGAGATTCAGCTCGACCTCGCTTCGCACCGCCGTGGTGAATGTCGACAACAGCCGGTAGTAATCGGCGGTCGGAATCGGGTCGAACTTGTGGTCGTGGCAGCGCGCACAGCCGATCGTCAGACCCAGCATCGCGGTGCCAATCGTGGCCGACATATCGTCGAGCTCGTCGTAGCGTTCCTTCTCGACCTGGTTCTTCGTGATTTGCGTGCTGTGAACGCCGGCCGCCAGGAAGCCAGTGGCCATCAGCGCCAGCGGATTCTCTGGTTCGTACTCGTCTCCGGCGATCTGCCACTTTACAAACGTGTCGTAAGGCAGGTCCTGGTTCAACGCCTTGATGACGAAGTCGCGATAGTGATAGGCGCTGAGGCGATCGTAGTCGTGCTCGAAGCCGTGGCTTTCGGCAAAGCGCGCCAGGTCGAGCCAGTGCCGTGCCCAACGTTCGCCATAATGCGGGCTGTCGAGCAACCGATCGATCAGGCGCTCGTAAGCATCGGGCGCGAGATCGGCGACGAAGGCCTCGACCTCTTCCGGCTTCGGCGGCAGGCCGATCAGGTCAAAGTACGCGCGGCGGATCAGCGTCCCTCTGTCGGCGATCGGGTTCGGAGCGATCTGCTTTTCGTTTAACCGCGCGACGATGAAACGATCGAGCGGCGTGCGGCACCAGGCCGGATCAGCTACGTACGGAGTCGGGGCGGCGGCGAGCGGCTGAAAGGCCCAGTGCTGACGCTCCTTCGCCAGATCGATGGTTCGCTTGGCCTTGCCGGCCGGTTTTGCCTCGCGTGGATCGGGCACACCACGCTTGACCCACTCGGTGAGAACCGCGATCTCGGGCTCGGGCAGCTTCCCCTCGGGGGGCATCTGCACGTCGCCGTCGTACTTCAGCGCCCTGATCAGCAAGCTGGCGTCAGGATCGCCGGGCACGATCGACGGGCCGGAATCGCCGCCTGCCATCCAGCCGGGGCGGCTATCCAACAGCAGACTGCCGCGCAGATTTTCGGCGTCTTGCGAGTGGCATTTGTAGCAGCGGGCGACCAGCACCGGCCGGACCTGGCTTTCGAAGAATTCGATATCAGCCGCCGTGGGGGGCTCGGCGCGCGCGGTGGCCACGAGCAGCAGGAGCGAGAGCGCGGCAAAACGAACGGAAATTCGAACCATGGGCAGGCTATGTGGGCGGTGGGAGGGTTCTACCCATTTTCGGATGCGGCGGCAACGCGGTCAATCGTTTGCCGGCTGCGGTCAGGCCGAGCGGGCTTAACCGAACAGTTCGACCAGCGGTCGCCCGCCGTCGACGATCGCCGTGGGCCGGCCCTGTGGATCGCGGACGCGCATTTCGTGGTCGATGCCCAGTGCGTGGTACACGGTGCAGGCCAGATCTTCGGGGCTGGTCGGATGCTGTTGTGGCAGGGCGCCGTCCTTGTCCGATTGGCCGTAGACGATTCCGCCACGAATGCCACCGCCGGCCAAGACCGCAGGGAACAAGGTGCTCCAATGTCCGCGCCCCCAATTGCCAGTGGCCGCGGGTGTGCGTCCCATTTCGCCCAGGCAGACGATCAAGGTCTCGTCGAGCATGCCGCGCTCGGCGAGGTCTTCGACCAACGTTGCCAGGGCCGAGTCGAGCCCCGGCAGCAGATGCTTGCGAACGTCGTCGCTGTGTACGTGGGAATCCCAGCTGTAGCCGTCGACCGCGTCCCAGGCGACGGTCACGAATCGTGAACCGGCCTCGACGAGCCGCCGGGCTAAGAGCGTCGACTGCCCGAATAAGTGGCGCCCATAACGATCGCGTAGCGCGGCGGGCTCTTGGCGAATGTCGAGTGCGTGCCGGGTCTTTTCCGAAGTGACAAGCGACAAAGCACGCTCTTGAAAACGCTGATAGGGAAGGGCGAAAGCGTCGTGGTCCAGGCGACGGCGCTGATCGTCGAACTGCTCGAGCAAAGTCCTCCGACCATTCAAGCGGTCGATCGACAGACTTTGGTCTGCGGCCAGCCCCTTGATGCGGAAGTCGAGATCTTCGTCGGTGCAGTCGCGGAAGTAGGGATTGTCTTTGTCGTCGCGTTTGCGAATGTCGGTTGCCAGCGCGTCGTATCCTCGCCCTAGCCAGCCTGCGTATTGGCCAGGCCGGTCCAGCTTGGTGCTGTAGTTCTCCATATGCCCAAGGCGATTGGGGAGATAGACGTAGCTGGGGATATCGCGCTGGCCACGGCCTGGAGCATGCTGGTCGACATGCTCGACGACCGAGCCCATGGCGGGCCAGTCTTTTTCGGTGGCATTGAATCCGCCGCCAATCGGCACGTGCCAAGGATGTCCGGTCTGGATGTAATGTCCGGCCGTGCTGTGGTCGTTGTAGGTGTGCGTCATGCTGCGGACGACGCACAGCTTGTCGCTGACGCTGGCTAGACGCGGCAAGTGCTCGGAAATGAGCAAGCCGGGAGTTTTCGCCGCGATCGGATTGAAGGGGCCGCGAATTTTCGACGGGGCGTCCGGCTTCAGGTCGAAGGTTTCGTACTGGCTGGGGCCGCCAAAGAGGAACAGAAAGATGACGCTCTTGGCCCGCACCGGAATCGCCGAGGCGGTTTGCCCGGCGGCTAGTCCAGCCGCCTCGGCTGCCCAGATCTTATTGAGATGCAGCCCGAACAGGCCTGCGCCCGTGGCCTGCAACATCTGTCGCCGCGTGACGCCGCCGCAGACCTGCTGCATTCCGCCGAGGATGTTGAGCATCGCGTTCCACGCCTCCGCCGGCTGAGTAACCCATCAACGCCTGTGGATGTTAACAAATGGGGGCGGGAAGTGCACGCGAAATCTGGCCGTGCACAAGAACGGCCTGTGACCCAAAATGGTAAGTCGTGGGCCGCACGCCCTGAAGATCGCCTAGCCACGAGAAGCACGGGAGGTCACCCCGCATCAGCGGCTCGACCTTTGGCCATGAAACACTTCACGCTTTCTCAATTGTTCCATGGCATAGCGCTGCTGGCACTTACCTTTGCCCTGGTACGTGCCGAAGGATGTGGTACGGCGTTTACAAGAATTGGCGCGTTATCGTTTTCTCCTGATGGCAAGCGGCTCGCCGTCGTAAAACTCAATTGGCGGGACGCAAATGTGTCTTTGAAGGGGTACGCTGCCGACATATTGCGGACGCTCAGCATCGTCGATGTTGAAAAGGCCATTCCGACAGAAGTCGTTGATCGCGCCTTCGTTGCTGGCAACCAGGGGCCAGCATTTGCGATTCTAAGGCAATGTCCCGACTCGCTTGCTTTCAGTGCAGACGGAAAACGGTTGTTTTTCCTTGATTTTGAGGCCACCAAGATTCGCGTCTGTGATTTAAGTTCGAAAACAACAAACACATTTTTTGAGTTTGGCCCGCAGGCCGGGAATCTGCAATTCGCGCTGTCGCCTGATCGCGCGGTTGTCGCGCAGGAGGACTGGGGCAACGGTGTTGTTCTACTTGGCGCGGACGATGCAAAACAGATTGCGAAAGCCCCCAACATCACCATCTTCAGTCCTTTCAGGTCCGGCATCAGCCTATCCTCGGACAACCACTGGCTGGCGATACGCGAACAGGACAAGGTGAATCTCTACGAAGTGGAGGCACAATTGCTCGCGACAGGGCATCTTGCATGCACCGGCGGTTTTGCCTTCGCCCCAGGTACCGAACAATTGGCGGTCGCGAATGGTAGCAACATAACGCTTTCTAATCTTGTTACGAAAAATGAGCGCAATCTGGCTTTCGGCCAGGAAATTAATAATGTCCGGTTTGTGGGCGACGGCAGAGTTATCGTCGCAACCGAGCAGGAGTTGATTTTGCTAGATGTCACCACAGGCGACGTGGCTGGGCGGCTTAAGCACGAACAGTGGGTTACGGCGATTGCATCTTCTCCCGATGCCCAAACCGTTGCAATTGGCGACAATCGTGGGAACGTCGTCCTGTGGAATGTGAAGACCGGTCGGTCGTCACGTTTTCGAGCCCCAGGCAGGAGTGGCTATCCGTGGACGCTACCGGCTGGACTGCTGGTGGTAGCAGTCAGCTACTACTATTACGCCTGGAAGAGGCGGCGAGCTTGAGTTGCGGTATGCGATTCGACCTCAAGGTTCGCATCGCTCGCGGGAACGGTCGTTTTGCCTGTCGGATTGAAGGGGCCTTGGGGCGAACCGCGGTTCGCCGAGCGGGCTCTGGTCTATCAGCGTGGCCGGGTTATCCGATCACCTGCAGTACGGCGACTTCCACGAGTCCAAAACGGCGGTGGAAACGGATCGAACGGTAGCGGGCGTACCACTGTCGTTTGGCTTTGTTCGGGCAATGTCGCCTTGCTCGTTTCCCGTCTGGCATGGCTAGGTCCTCCTAGTTCCCGAGTTCACCTTGTTCTACGCGTCTTGTCACCTACTGGGTTAAGCGAAAAGCTGGTCGATTTGTTACCATGTGCCGCGCCGGCAAAACCGCGGCCGCAGCGCGAATTTGGAGCGATCCGACGTGGGCCCTGACCGATGGAAATCCCCTTCTCACACGGCCTGTTACGCCCCTGGCAATGGGAGGACGCCACGGCCCTAGTGGCGCTGGCGAACAACCGCCGCGTTTCGCTAAACATGCGGGACGCCTTTCCCTATCCGTATACAACCGACGATGCCGATCGGTGGCTGACCGTGGCCAACAAATACGACCCGCCGCGCAACTTTGCCGTGGTGGTCGACGGTTCACCGGCTGGAGGACTGGGGCTGGTGCTGCGGGAGGACGTCTACCGCCGCTCGGCCGAAATCGGTTACTGGCTGGGGGAGCCCTACTGGGGGCGCGGCATCATGACCACGGCCGTACAGGCGGCCGTCGAATATGCCTTCGCGACCTTTGATATTTGCCGGCTGTTTGCCGGAGTGTTCGATGGCAACGCGGCCAGTGGTCGTGTTCTGGAAAAGGCTGGCTTCACGCTGGAAGCCCGACTGCGCAAAGTGATCACCAAGGGGGATCGGACGGCAGATGAGCTAGTGTATGCGATCGTGCGGTAGGTGACGTTTGGGTCGCTTGCGATTGGGCCCGGACAATAGCTCGAAGAGTTCCCTTGCTGGCGCTGCGGGCTGGTGTGCGCCGTCGCTTGCGCCTTACTGCAGGCCG containing:
- a CDS encoding DUF1501 domain-containing protein, with amino-acid sequence MLNILGGMQQVCGGVTRRQMLQATGAGLFGLHLNKIWAAEAAGLAAGQTASAIPVRAKSVIFLFLFGGPSQYETFDLKPDAPSKIRGPFNPIAAKTPGLLISEHLPRLASVSDKLCVVRSMTHTYNDHSTAGHYIQTGHPWHVPIGGGFNATEKDWPAMGSVVEHVDQHAPGRGQRDIPSYVYLPNRLGHMENYSTKLDRPGQYAGWLGRGYDALATDIRKRDDKDNPYFRDCTDEDLDFRIKGLAADQSLSIDRLNGRRTLLEQFDDQRRRLDHDAFALPYQRFQERALSLVTSEKTRHALDIRQEPAALRDRYGRHLFGQSTLLARRLVEAGSRFVTVAWDAVDGYSWDSHVHSDDVRKHLLPGLDSALATLVEDLAERGMLDETLIVCLGEMGRTPAATGNWGRGHWSTLFPAVLAGGGIRGGIVYGQSDKDGALPQQHPTSPEDLACTVYHALGIDHEMRVRDPQGRPTAIVDGGRPLVELFG
- a CDS encoding WD40 repeat domain-containing protein, whose amino-acid sequence is MKHFTLSQLFHGIALLALTFALVRAEGCGTAFTRIGALSFSPDGKRLAVVKLNWRDANVSLKGYAADILRTLSIVDVEKAIPTEVVDRAFVAGNQGPAFAILRQCPDSLAFSADGKRLFFLDFEATKIRVCDLSSKTTNTFFEFGPQAGNLQFALSPDRAVVAQEDWGNGVVLLGADDAKQIAKAPNITIFSPFRSGISLSSDNHWLAIREQDKVNLYEVEAQLLATGHLACTGGFAFAPGTEQLAVANGSNITLSNLVTKNERNLAFGQEINNVRFVGDGRVIVATEQELILLDVTTGDVAGRLKHEQWVTAIASSPDAQTVAIGDNRGNVVLWNVKTGRSSRFRAPGRSGYPWTLPAGLLVVAVSYYYYAWKRRRA
- a CDS encoding GNAT family N-acetyltransferase, whose translation is MEIPFSHGLLRPWQWEDATALVALANNRRVSLNMRDAFPYPYTTDDADRWLTVANKYDPPRNFAVVVDGSPAGGLGLVLREDVYRRSAEIGYWLGEPYWGRGIMTTAVQAAVEYAFATFDICRLFAGVFDGNAASGRVLEKAGFTLEARLRKVITKGDRTADELVYAIVR
- a CDS encoding PSD1 and planctomycete cytochrome C domain-containing protein, encoding MVRISVRFAALSLLLLVATARAEPPTAADIEFFESQVRPVLVARCYKCHSQDAENLRGSLLLDSRPGWMAGGDSGPSIVPGDPDASLLIRALKYDGDVQMPPEGKLPEPEIAVLTEWVKRGVPDPREAKPAGKAKRTIDLAKERQHWAFQPLAAAPTPYVADPAWCRTPLDRFIVARLNEKQIAPNPIADRGTLIRRAYFDLIGLPPKPEEVEAFVADLAPDAYERLIDRLLDSPHYGERWARHWLDLARFAESHGFEHDYDRLSAYHYRDFVIKALNQDLPYDTFVKWQIAGDEYEPENPLALMATGFLAAGVHSTQITKNQVEKERYDELDDMSATIGTAMLGLTIGCARCHDHKFDPIPTADYYRLLSTFTTAVRSEVELNLDRENFDRARTAFDREHAPLVDALAQFEANELPARFEAWLTAHAAPTAPVSSGSDAASSTKAPGTPPTTTVWQILDLSEAKAQSSVPLTALDDGSLLAGGKPTDNDTYTFVARTDQRNITGLRLEALVDDTFPKRGPGRASNGNFALSDIQVTAASADREKDVVPVRLATARATFEQPKLPVAAAIDDDKTSSWAVDGQIGKDQAAAFDFATPIGFEAGTVLTITLKFEGNKEHAIGRPRVALSTAAAPLALDAPSGRQNAGEIAALLSRSGTTTPTSEARAAMLNWYRRLDDGWRQRDRAVREHAALAPQPTLTKVLITSEGLPAVRLHTQGGDFLDQTHFLERGDPNRKKEIASQSFLQVLMPSADAERTWQSSPPQGWRTSYRRRALAEWITDRQRGGGPLLARVIVNRLWQHHVGRGIVATPSDFGTQGDRPTHPELLEYLAEELIAGGWRLKPIHRLIMTSAAYMQGTQADEARAKIDPDNKLFWRRPRVRLEAEVIRDAILADGGILDETMFGPGTLDDHQRRRSIYFTVKRSKLISMMVLFDAPDGLQAIGARASTTIAPQALLLLNNAQVREAARALAASIAEPAGTNQDAPWNDAVRRAYLVALSRQPTAEEAADAAQFLEDQSKLYAADGQAEKRLAALADFCQVLFGLNEFVYVD